In Homalodisca vitripennis isolate AUS2020 unplaced genomic scaffold, UT_GWSS_2.1 ScUCBcl_12229;HRSCAF=21831, whole genome shotgun sequence, the DNA window ccttttttatcgcCCTTTGctttttttgcagatttcttatCCAATTTTTCCTTTACTTTTTCCTTTGCAtcatttttttggaattttatgtCCTTTTCCTTTGATCTTTTCTTCTACTGGAGGGGCAGATTCCTTTAGAAAAATGTCAATACATCGTTTTATTGCAATTTCAGTATCAAATACATGAACACGTGGTTTTGAGAGTAAAGTTCTAAGTTTATCAATGCAGTCTGCATTATAAACATCAATTAAAACTCCAGCTAATTTAAAAGGTGGCAGATCAGCAGGCAAAGGAGATGGTGGGAGAGGATACTTTAAGGACAGTAGACGATAAACAATGAAAGCTAGACAGTTTGCATTAAGTATTTCGTGTTCAAATCCAACATCTTCATAAAACCAACGTCCATATGTAAACAAGTATTCATCAACATCATTTTCATTAAGAACACCGTCAAGTtctctttcaaaattaatgacatCATCGTAATTTATGATTTTACCATCAATTATGTCATTTTCCATTAATTGAAAAGGGGTATGAATGGGCTGTgactgaataaataaatgcatCCAGTCATTCCATAAACTTTTAGGTACAGATACTccataatttgaattatattcaGATGTATTAATGGCTAAATCTACTAACGCATCAACTATATCACAGCACAGTGAAAAATTTCTTTGCTTAataagatttttcttttctttgtaaAGTTTTTTATGCAATTCTAACACtcttttttgttcatttttatacatgttcTTAAGAGCCTCAAAATCTTCTTTGAATTTGAAATCACAAGCTAACTGATTTTCCTGCTCATTTTGAAGATTCTTTTGAACtagaacattattttcattttgtatttttatttgagacTGGGTTTGAATTAATTTACTTACTAACTGTTTTTCATACTGAGATTGTTTAAGTAGTATTTCAGAGAATACTGAATTATATAGTTCTTTTTCTTTTGCCATTATTTTGTTCCATGTCTCAGACAGTAAGTCATTCTGAATGTTATTCTGAATACTTTTCTTTGATTCATCATGCtgtaactttttcttaaataacGCTATAAACTGATCGTAGCTTAGGAGAGTGTCCTCATTATCATATTTAACAAATGTGTCCAATTCAGGAAGAAAACAGTTTTCCTCTTTTGTATCACAAGCACATGGACACAATCTtggtttttcattgtatttaaaaatatttatttcttctagACAAAGTCCCTCCTTTACCTTCTGCAATTTTTCATCCAATCCCTTTTTTTATCActtgatatttcattttataccAGTTAATAATGTCTCTATTTTGTATCAATGGTTTTTCAAAACAGTTTAGCTCAGACTTATGTTCTAACTTAACAATATTTGCAGAAATCTCTTTTTCTTCCAAACATTGAATAAGATTTTTGTTTACTCTGccatagttttgttgttttataaagtacaagtgttgtttgttttcaagACAAACATACAGTTCATAAAGAAGTTTTAATATGACTGAggaattattttcaacaatatctCTTATTACAGTCTCATTGTAGTTAACTCCCAATAGATCAAAAATAGGTTTCAGCAGTTTAAGATTAACTTTGCACTGATCTGGATCTTTATTTGGGATTATATTAAGGTTAAAGTTGTGGTCAAGCAGCCCATATTTCTGCAAAATGTCGGCAAAAACACGTCCatcttgaaatatattattacttgcTATAGAGTTTATGTTGAAATTTATAGCTAACTGACTCAAAAGCCAGTCTTGGATGATTCCAATcatgttcaaaaagtaaattgttatttaattaatgaactGACATTTAATAAACTGAcatacaaatttgtttacattttgaccCTGTTCTTTAAAAACTGACTATGGAAAAACAGCTGATAATTATGGATGGTATAAATTTGTGTAGGAGCTTTTGTATAGATATgcctgtatatatttatattagtatacaaacttaaataaaaaatattgctattttattttgttatacatataataacaaaataattcgagtcccagcggagcaagtactttttgtgattcaatgtttattaaaaaaattaaataaggcctttgtcatttatacaaatttaattaatgtaaacaaaagtagttcgacagatatttggtcttccgatcatatgttagtttagttatttaaatgcatatgtgacagatacggccaaatacaatataattgaatcgtaaaaagtaagggctctgtggtgtaatggtagcacattcacccggcaagtgagagacccgggtttgagtcccggcggagcaagtactttttgtgattcaatgttcattaaaattatatatacagggtgtatattatgtctggaaacacccaaatatatcctttaataatttaaatataaaatttgaaacctcttacaatcatgatagagattgggcatctactttttggaacaatgttttgttatgtcacaccaacgggggacgtcctgccgagggtatcgtgaatattcttaatggaagcctataccttgtgatacataattttaaaggtaatagcttactgaattgaatgccacaaaccgcatctcaaaggaattattctatcagaaaatagagcatttttagtattgaaaatttactgatgttcaacaatgtaattttaacatggttcttgccacaaaatgtgttacactaattttttagcattttttaaatgttcaattaaaataaaataaacaatttatttttaagctggtttcattagtacaaatttaccagtttttattacaatgaataaaacttatgagtcactttctctgattacttatgaatctgtacttggtgttttccagtcagcaggaaggtttaaagagacaaaggtcactagcctatgagaaacattattgtgtgttattaatcatctggtctacaggtttcagtttgttgagcatggagctttcactagacaggtctaagcttgggaattacaaatggacaaaggtcatatcattcctgtcgagttaatcagtgtctctgaagcattgctgtcaacaagttatctaattacagtagttcagtttttatttggcattttaatggaattgtctgaaagagaacgaattactctgttgatgatgcgaggatatggcgatcgtcaaagatcttatcgggaagtttgtaatttgtttaatgacactttcccagaaaggaatcccataagtgtttcaacaatatcaaaaactattgagcgttttgaaatgacagggagtgtacgtaatcggccaaagtcgggtaggatacaatcagcaacagatgaagaacatgcactagatgttttgcaaacatttattgaagacccacatacatcgctcagaaaagctgcacagcaacatgatatgcaccctatgtctgtgagtaagattttgaaaattaataaatacaaaccatttaaagttcatttagtccaacagttaagtgaggatgattacgacagaagagttgagttttgtgaacttgtgatgcgcaaatgtgatgacaatagagattttctgaccaacatactattttctgatgaggcaactttttttcctaaatggcaatgttaacaggcacaattgccgttactgggctagtgaaaacccacattggattactgagtcccattcacagcaaccacaaaaactgaacgtatggtgtggaattttaggtaacaaaattgttggaccctttttcatcaatggaaatttaaatgccgaactttactacaatatgctccaaaatgaaataatcccagctattcaaattgcatcaggagaatactttgataatgtatggtttcagcaggatggtgctccaccccattatgggagacaggtaagagagtatttggatttaaggtttcctcataaatggattggccgaagaggagaaatcgaatggcctccaagatctccggatttgtcaccaatcgattatttcctatggggtcatttaaaatccaatgtttatagaagaaagcctcataatttggaagacctaagaaacaggattatagaggagattgctttgataactgaagaaatgttaggcaactctgtcgaatcattttacacaagattggctcattgtcaaaccgtagaaggaacacagttcgaacaattgctttgacaccaaatgcaggtaaaacgtttgttgtaagacttttctaacagcatacattattttttatttgtaataagaaatcaataacataagtatttccataattgtactgtaataaaaactggcaaatttgtgctaatagaaccagcttaaaatgaaatttttgttttatttaattgaacatttaaaaaaatgctaaaaaaattagtgtaacacattttgtggcaagaaccatgttaaaattacgttgttgaacatcagtaaattttcaatactaaaaatgctctattttctgatagaataattcccttgagatgcggtttgtggcattcataTGATATCaggctaaaattaaataaacggcAAGCAGCAGCAAATCACATAGCTAACTCcgaaaacaaatcaaaagccttATGGCAGGTTATAAATAGTGAGAGAGGAATCAAATGTTCTAAACTATCCCAACCACGACTTAACATTGGAGGAGACGTCATCACCAACCTCTTCAAATAGCTAACCAccttaaccctagaagtgtggaaccagcatattttatgtcggttgtaatttatgtgtgttgtgcggaaccagcatattgtatgtcggtttcaggttttcattaaaaataattatttatcatcaAACAATCACtatgtttttggtatcattgaaattgtgagattccactctacaatttttatataaccttttttatctaacttcaatattacggtcgtggtgaaatgttttctgaagaagtcatcatttgagttgaatttcgcgggtggcgggtcaaagaaatacgtcattttcaaccaatcacagcaagttacgtattacctgcaaacagtgctgccatatgtcaatagacgcggaatgaaatattctttcttccagtgcaaacagaaagtcattagaacgaatagttgatttactatgaatattctaaaaagggacaattctaaagttgtaaaccagcatattttatgctggttagtataataacattcacacagttatttatggtgaataaagaaaataaaaaaataaaagaaacaatctACCGGTACGATCTTTCAGCGGTAAATTTAATTCAGTAGTTTTCGGGCAGTGCGAAACGAAAGAGATGAATCACGGCGTCGCatcaagaccaacccaacccatccCTGTCGGCCATTGTCTTGTAACTTGTTGCACCACATTAGGCCTACATTACGCTTGTGTTCGTTCCATTGCGTTCCATTTTTTTAGGTTGAAATACTCTACTGCATAAATGcatatgaaattacaaaaacattataaaacaatgatattttgaactatctattttttatatattgtcaaaaattttacaatgcaaggttttacaatatttgatgcacaacatttatttttcactcaatttaaaaaattattgagtgtatttcttttaaatattatgtgctaagataatataacaagtaaaaaatttaaaaaatgttttcataatttttttttacattgcaaaccagattattttttatgagtaaattcttcaacgtgcgactgttaacaaaaaatgtcataactcagttccttctcaaagtattttaacatatcttatattatattttagccAAATAAACATGCTTACTAAAGGTATATTAAAacttacataaacataaagtataagtgaaaatttttagcttgtttctgaattttgttacaaaatattttcattattcaaaagatttttttttgtaagcttataataaaataacagtttattttgttgttgtttacttttagtgttttcaaataacatgtataatttacaatagaaaactattttttatataaatatatagtcacatttggaggtaaaaaaaattaaaaaaccaaacccttgtacatttttgtacattttcgctattttgtaaaaaaaattgcaaattttgtttaatagaaaattttaatatattttctaatttggcataaattctctacattttatacatttaacattttgaccttactgtaatatttcaataccttacagaggtccaaacttgaaattttcatataaaacttttcacagtttctcattattttcattaaaatatatactaatccaaagaatatcaaaacatttattcctttttcaaatagtacaactTCTGAAAGAAAAACGATGTATAAcagtatatgttttcttgatattaagtattatttacgaatttttttaaaaaacccttgcaagacgtcaaaaatggactgacgttttatctttggtaacatggaacacacttctagggttaatgaatactTTGCAAATATAGCAGATCACACCCTAAGTCACCAGCCAAGAATAGGAAAACAGACTGCAAGCCAACCCCAAACCACAAACCACGATTTAACCCAGCTGCCCCTCACTAATGAACATGAAGTCGAGGCCATAATAAAGAGTCTTAAACCTAAAACCTCAGCAGGGATTGATGAAATTTCAGCAAGAATGCTAAAACACTGCAGTAAACCACTGATACAACctctagttaaaataataaacctatcCCTTGCTCATGGCCATTTTCCATCAGCCCTTAAACAAA includes these proteins:
- the LOC124374988 gene encoding LOW QUALITY PROTEIN: sperm flagellar protein 2-like (The sequence of the model RefSeq protein was modified relative to this genomic sequence to represent the inferred CDS: deleted 1 base in 1 codon) is translated as MIGIIQDWLLSQLAINFNINSIASNNIFQDGRVFADILQKYGLLDHNFNLNIIPNKDPDQCKVNLKLLKPIFDLLGVNYNETVIRDIVENNSSVILKLLYELYVCLENKQHLYFIKQQNYGRVNKNLIQCLEEKEISANIVKLEHKSELNCFEKPLIQNRDIINWYKMKYQVIKKGIDEKLQKVKEGLCLEEINIFKYNEKPRLCPCACDTKEENCFLPELDTFVKYDNEDTLLSYDQFIALFKKKLQHDESKKSIQNNIQNDLLSETWNKIMAKEKELYNSVFSEILLKQSQYEKQLVSKLIQTQSQIKIQNENNVLVQKNLQNEQENQLACDFKFKEDFEALKNMYKNEQKRVLELHKKLYKEKKNLIKQRNFSLCCDIVDALVDLAINTSEYNSNYGVSVPKSLWNDWMHLFIQSQPIHTPFQLMENDIIDGKIINYDDVINFERELDGVLNENDVDEYLFTYGRWFYEDVGFEHEILNANCLAFIVYRLLSLKYPLPPSPLPADLPPFKLAGVLIDVYNADCIDKLRTLLSKPRVHVFDTEIAIKRCIDIFLKESAPPVEEKIKGKGHKSAKKAKGDKKGKKETKLPTEDNTLKLNNLTDKETQTSVIKEEEDKEPIRTTMGIIGEKISYQLKSGLSIDDDLLTSVIIEYLKTLEDWEGWLLLNYPLTINQAFTIELALTGKYLPINDYATEKNEEVQESQDQFVEQRKSKLLSCPISDKDSALFKTYFSFFIKAKESDKVSEIQLFTPKDSSLSLDGNNFERNDDMQNDLELEVLPTNILEMLYKDQEIYKEFIYDSFDITTIKKLARMILNDDGIEATNSIDLFGEEFLNKLTKGKQKDQKRKKSLPSKKQKLGNNDKKKGRKSKNISEPLETNVEDITKTNEEVTNLENIDIKTETTTEFDLQSKAINPGEQDWQYISLPINNQIAVLLATEWENIENCYINNLLDIFFENRMISLRLVPYSTYVQEEVKTVMNKDDLKQNVVDVFQNYYNNIERHLRELPDVKNQLHCKVLEMQQNLWQLADDKKEETESKRQEVIFQNWLVTQLCMLINNYLSFVQTELTRSIETMKLINDYYLSMLNRDLP